The window CTTTTCTTCGATGACGTTAATCAAGCTACCATCAGAGTTTTAACCGCTAATGGTTGTGAAGTAGTCATCCCCCCAACTCAAGGTTGTTGCGCCGCTTTACCCGCACACCAAGGACAAGAAGCACAAGCGCAAACCCTTGCTAGACAAATGATTGACAGCTTTGCTGGGTTAGAATTAGACGCAATTATTATCAATGCAGCAGGATGTGGACACACCCTCAAAGAATATGGACATATCCTCGCAGATGACCCCGATTATAGCCAAAAAGCCCAAGAATTCGCCACTCAAGTTAAAGATGTACAAGAATTCTTAGACGCAGTAGGATTAACCGCTAGTTTATCACCTGTAAGTGAACAAGAATTAACCGTTGTTTATCAAGACGCTTGTCACCTTTTACACGGACAGAAAATTAGTGTCCAACCTCGACATCTGTTACAGAAAATACCAGGAATTAAATTAAGAGAACCCCTAGACGCTGCTTTGTGTTGTGGTAGCGCTGGTGTTTACAATATGTTGCAACCAGAAATAGCTAACGAATTAGGTCAACAAAAAGTCAATAACCTCTTAAATACAGGAGCAGAATTAATCGTTTCTGCTAATCCCGGTTGTTCTCTGCAAATCAAAAAACACTTACAATTGCAGAATAAGCAAGTTAACGTTTTACATCCTATGCAGTTACTAGATTGTGC is drawn from Gloeocapsa sp. DLM2.Bin57 and contains these coding sequences:
- a CDS encoding 4Fe-4S dicluster domain-containing protein encodes the protein MTTSQTNLNQTVKNLQGFDGKNPPKPELIDACVHCGFCLSTCPSYRVIGKEMDSPRGRIYLMDGINEGEIALTSGVTEHFDTCLGCLACVTTCPSGVQYDQLIAATRPQVERNQSRSLGDRLIRSLIFNFFPYPDRLSLFLPLLWLYQRLGLSQLVRKTGILKQISPRLAAMESILPPIKLANLNNKYPLVIPSQTEKRYRVGMILGCVQRLFFDDVNQATIRVLTANGCEVVIPPTQGCCAALPAHQGQEAQAQTLARQMIDSFAGLELDAIIINAAGCGHTLKEYGHILADDPDYSQKAQEFATQVKDVQEFLDAVGLTASLSPVSEQELTVVYQDACHLLHGQKISVQPRHLLQKIPGIKLREPLDAALCCGSAGVYNMLQPEIANELGQQKVNNLLNTGAELIVSANPGCSLQIKKHLQLQNKQVNVLHPMQLLDCAIGGTKIDISSNS